One Fontisphaera persica DNA window includes the following coding sequences:
- a CDS encoding dihydrodipicolinate synthase family protein, giving the protein MAARITGIFTPHMVPLDEHGDIAEAELRRYVDWLIAQGVHGLYPNGSTGEFIRFTPEERRRIVRIVCEQAAGRVPVLAGAAEANVRETLAACAAYAECGARAVAIVSPFYYRLGPESVYAYFREIALHSPIDVTLYNIPLFASPMDVETVRRLAELERVVGIKDSSGDVAFMMRMIAAIRPMRPDFSFLTGWEAVLVPMLLVGADGGTHATSGVVPEITRRLFDLTRGGQLEEALRLQYRLLELFDAMLYSTEFPEGFRAAVALRGFAMGRGRHPRTPVQQAAVEKLQRVLHCLLADFGCVAPPPEGCPPRRPAAPDPLQGIVQGVMEKLREQGWPAKSSPAQ; this is encoded by the coding sequence ATGGCTGCACGCATCACCGGGATTTTCACGCCGCACATGGTGCCGCTGGATGAACACGGCGACATCGCCGAGGCCGAGCTGCGGCGGTATGTGGACTGGTTGATTGCCCAGGGCGTGCATGGCCTGTACCCCAACGGTTCCACCGGCGAATTCATCCGTTTCACTCCGGAGGAGCGGCGCCGCATTGTGCGCATTGTCTGCGAGCAGGCCGCCGGCCGCGTGCCCGTGCTGGCCGGTGCGGCGGAAGCCAACGTGCGCGAAACCCTGGCCGCCTGCGCTGCCTATGCCGAATGCGGCGCGCGGGCGGTGGCCATTGTCTCCCCCTTTTATTACCGGCTCGGCCCGGAGTCGGTGTATGCCTATTTTCGGGAAATTGCGCTGCACAGCCCGATTGATGTGACCTTGTACAACATCCCTCTGTTTGCCAGCCCCATGGATGTGGAAACCGTGCGGCGCCTGGCCGAGCTGGAGCGCGTGGTGGGCATCAAAGACTCCTCGGGCGACGTCGCGTTCATGATGCGCATGATTGCGGCGATTCGCCCGATGCGGCCGGATTTCTCGTTTCTGACCGGCTGGGAAGCCGTCCTGGTGCCCATGTTGCTGGTGGGCGCCGACGGCGGCACGCACGCCACCAGCGGGGTGGTGCCGGAAATCACCCGGCGGCTTTTCGATTTGACCCGCGGAGGACAATTGGAGGAGGCCCTCCGCCTGCAATACCGGCTGCTGGAGCTGTTTGACGCGATGCTGTACTCCACCGAGTTTCCCGAGGGCTTTCGCGCCGCGGTGGCGCTGCGCGGTTTTGCCATGGGGCGGGGGCGGCATCCGCGCACCCCGGTGCAGCAGGCGGCGGTGGAAAAGTTGCAGCGGGTGCTCCACTGTTTGCTGGCCGATTTCGGATGCGTGGCGCCGCCGCCGGAAGGCTGCCCGCCGCGGCGGCCGGCCGCGCCGGACCCGCTGCAGGGCATTGTGCAGGGAGTGATGGAGAAGTTGCGGGAGCAGGGCTGGCCGGCCAAATCTTCCCCCGCCCAATGA
- a CDS encoding RNA recognition motif domain-containing protein yields MNESRLYVGNLSYKTTDADLQDYFSQAGVVTSCNVMLDKFTGRSRGFAFVEFATEEEAKKAVEQFHNKEFQGRPLTVNIARPREERPPRPAGDRGGYRPQRFEDRRDRA; encoded by the coding sequence ATGAATGAGTCCAGACTGTACGTGGGCAATCTGTCGTACAAAACCACAGATGCCGATCTCCAGGATTACTTCTCGCAGGCCGGTGTGGTGACCTCCTGCAATGTAATGCTGGATAAATTCACCGGCCGCTCCCGCGGTTTCGCTTTTGTGGAATTTGCCACGGAAGAAGAAGCCAAAAAGGCGGTGGAACAGTTCCACAACAAGGAATTCCAGGGACGGCCGCTGACGGTCAACATCGCCCGCCCGCGCGAGGAACGCCCCCCGCGGCCGGCCGGTGACCGTGGCGGCTATCGTCCGCAGCGTTTTGAAGACCGCCGGGACCGCGCCTGA